The bacterium genome contains a region encoding:
- a CDS encoding ATP-grasp domain-containing protein: MNVLFFSPGFPAEMPQFVRGLAEAGARVFGLGDQPVEALPEAARTSLAEYERVESLWNEPAVLARVRALADRCGLDRIECLWEPGMLLAAGLREKLGLPGLNLAQTVPFRDKEHMKRVLDAHGIRTPRHARAATAAECAAAAAHIGFPLILKPIAGAGSADTHRVDSERQLEAVLPLLRHVPEVSVEEFIDGDEYTFDTISAGGKILYYNIAWYRPRPLIGRSVEWISPQTVTLRDPDVPELEDGRRMGTEVLAALGFRTGFAHMEWFRKTDGEVVFGEIGARPPGARSVDLMNYASDIDVFFGWAEAVCHGRFSQEIDRRYNAAVVFKRAQGQGRIQRIEGLDSLLGRYGRHVVDLDLLPIGAYRRDWRQTLRSDGNVIVRHPDLASTLEIADNFGTELQIFAG; this comes from the coding sequence ATGAACGTCCTCTTCTTCTCCCCGGGCTTCCCAGCCGAGATGCCGCAGTTCGTGCGCGGCCTAGCCGAGGCCGGAGCGAGAGTATTCGGCCTGGGCGACCAGCCCGTCGAGGCGCTGCCCGAGGCTGCCCGTACCAGCCTGGCCGAGTACGAGCGTGTCGAGTCGCTGTGGAACGAGCCGGCGGTGCTGGCGAGAGTGCGCGCTCTCGCCGACCGTTGCGGCCTCGATCGAATCGAGTGTCTCTGGGAGCCAGGCATGCTCCTCGCCGCCGGTCTCCGGGAAAAGCTCGGGCTACCCGGGCTCAATCTGGCCCAGACCGTTCCGTTCCGAGACAAGGAGCACATGAAGCGGGTTCTGGATGCTCACGGCATTCGCACACCCCGCCATGCCCGCGCCGCGACCGCCGCGGAATGCGCAGCTGCGGCCGCACACATCGGGTTCCCCTTGATTCTCAAACCCATCGCCGGCGCCGGCAGCGCCGACACCCACCGAGTCGACAGCGAGCGCCAACTCGAGGCCGTGCTACCGCTCCTGCGCCATGTACCGGAAGTCAGCGTCGAGGAGTTCATCGACGGGGACGAGTACACTTTCGACACGATCAGTGCCGGCGGAAAAATTCTCTACTACAACATTGCCTGGTACCGGCCCCGGCCGCTCATCGGCCGGTCGGTCGAATGGATCAGTCCGCAAACGGTGACGCTCCGCGATCCCGACGTACCCGAGCTCGAAGACGGCCGCCGAATGGGAACGGAGGTCCTGGCCGCGCTCGGGTTCAGGACCGGGTTCGCCCACATGGAGTGGTTTCGCAAGACCGACGGCGAGGTTGTCTTCGGCGAGATCGGCGCCCGGCCTCCGGGCGCCCGCTCGGTGGACCTGATGAACTACGCCAGCGATATAGACGTCTTCTTCGGCTGGGCCGAGGCCGTCTGCCACGGCCGCTTCTCGCAGGAGATCGACCGGCGCTACAACGCCGCGGTCGTGTTCAAGCGCGCTCAGGGCCAGGGTCGGATCCAGCGCATCGAAGGGCTGGACTCACTGCTCGGCCGCTACGGTCGACACGTCGTAGACCTTGACCTCCTGCCCATTGGGGCCTACCGGCGGGACTGGCGCCAAACGCTGCGTTCCGACGGCAACGTCATCGTGAGGCACCCCGACCTCGCTTCGACACTTGAGATCGCCGACAACTTCGGCACCGAGCTCCAGATCTTCGCGGGCTAG
- a CDS encoding glycogen synthase, translating into MSLAICWTSSEVVPFAKTGGLGDVSAALPRYLHRGGHDVRVFLPFYSSIDTRGHDIVAVDFLRDIQLDMGPHRLTFTVFTTPLPGGGPPIYLIHCPVLYERPGIYTDGGDEALRFAFLALATVACCQHMGWSPDIFHCNDWHTALMPLYLKRTFEWDKLFRGSRTVLTIHNIAYQGVFPAQLCDDLDLGGDLELLHQGDLDGGAMSFLTTGILYADALTTVSPTHALEIQTDAYGMGLQDLLRERSDRLVGILNGVDYEEWNPHTDRFLEHHYSSEDLSGKRATKRATTERLGLGTDPRTPLLGIVSRLTAQKGFDIVIEPLRDVLAGGDAQLLALGTGESRYETAFQNLQHDFPGRVIYHRGYSEELAHLIEAAADVFLMPSKFEPSGLNQMYSLKYGTVPIVRRTGGLADAVELYEPATGRGTGFVFDHFTPDAFRWALGFALETYRDREAWERLMHNGMSRDYSWDRQGAVYLELYRQLIGR; encoded by the coding sequence ATGTCGCTCGCGATCTGCTGGACCTCGTCCGAAGTCGTTCCTTTCGCCAAGACCGGCGGCCTGGGCGACGTCAGCGCGGCGCTGCCACGCTACCTCCACCGTGGCGGCCATGACGTTCGGGTTTTCCTGCCGTTCTACTCGAGCATCGACACTCGCGGGCACGACATCGTAGCGGTCGACTTTCTGCGCGACATCCAGCTCGATATGGGACCGCACCGGCTGACTTTCACGGTCTTCACCACACCGCTTCCCGGCGGCGGACCGCCGATCTATCTGATTCACTGCCCGGTGCTCTACGAACGGCCCGGCATCTATACCGACGGCGGCGACGAGGCGCTGCGCTTCGCATTCCTGGCTCTTGCAACGGTCGCTTGCTGCCAACACATGGGCTGGTCGCCCGACATCTTCCATTGCAACGACTGGCACACGGCCCTGATGCCGCTCTACCTCAAGCGAACCTTCGAGTGGGACAAGCTCTTCCGTGGCAGCCGGACGGTTCTCACGATCCACAACATCGCCTACCAGGGCGTCTTCCCGGCGCAGCTGTGTGACGACCTCGACCTCGGCGGCGACCTGGAGCTTCTCCACCAGGGGGATCTGGACGGCGGGGCAATGAGCTTCCTCACGACCGGCATCCTCTACGCCGACGCTCTCACCACGGTCAGTCCCACTCACGCGCTCGAGATCCAGACCGACGCGTATGGCATGGGTCTGCAGGACCTGCTGCGCGAGCGAAGCGATCGCCTGGTCGGGATCCTCAACGGAGTCGACTACGAAGAGTGGAATCCACACACCGATCGTTTCCTCGAGCACCACTACTCCTCCGAGGACCTGAGCGGAAAGCGAGCGACGAAGCGAGCGACGACGGAGCGATTGGGTCTCGGAACCGATCCACGAACGCCCCTTCTCGGAATCGTGTCACGGCTCACGGCTCAGAAGGGCTTCGACATCGTCATCGAACCCCTACGGGACGTGCTGGCTGGTGGCGACGCACAGCTCCTGGCGCTGGGCACGGGCGAGTCGCGGTACGAAACCGCGTTTCAGAATCTGCAGCACGACTTTCCCGGGCGGGTGATCTATCACCGGGGCTACAGCGAAGAGCTCGCGCACCTGATCGAAGCAGCGGCAGACGTCTTCTTGATGCCTTCGAAGTTCGAGCCCTCGGGATTGAACCAGATGTACAGCCTCAAGTACGGCACCGTGCCGATCGTGCGCCGGACCGGGGGACTGGCGGATGCCGTAGAGCTCTACGAACCCGCGACCGGCCGGGGGACCGGTTTCGTCTTCGATCACTTCACCCCGGATGCCTTTCGCTGGGCCCTGGGCTTCGCGCTGGAGACGTACCGCGACCGCGAGGCCTGGGAACGCCTGATGCACAACGGCATGTCCCGGGACTACTCTTGGGACCGTCAGGGTGCGGTTTACCTGGAGCTGTACAGGCAGCTCATCGGACGCTAG
- a CDS encoding glucose-1-phosphate adenylyltransferase → MKDVVTAILGGGQGSRLAPLTRYRAKPAVPVAGKFRLIDIPISNSLKAGIYRIYVLTQFNSASLHRHIAVTYRFDSFSDGFVNILAAEQSIANRDWYQGTADAVRQNLPRLQHLKPSEILILSGDQLYLMDLREMIEERHRAKGADLTIAVKPVSPDEAPGLGIMRINRDGRITRFVEKPKDPEVIKSLMLDQATIENLGIRAEPGMLLASMGIYVFRAGVLQELLEGTSARDFGKEIIPGAIDDYKVYSFVEPGYWRDIGTIPAFHQANLELTVPVPELNLYNPDFPIYTHPRFLPGSKIYRCEITQSILSDGSIISGSRLSSSIVGIRGLVRSGSIIDQTVVMGATHFAPSNDESSEVPLGIGANCRVRRAIIDLDARVGHDSRLMNEGGVEETDEENYSIRGGIIVVPRGAVIPPGTVI, encoded by the coding sequence ATGAAAGACGTAGTTACAGCGATTCTGGGTGGCGGACAGGGCTCTCGCCTAGCGCCTCTGACTCGCTACCGGGCGAAGCCGGCCGTTCCGGTGGCGGGGAAGTTCCGTCTCATAGACATTCCGATCTCGAACAGCCTCAAGGCCGGGATCTACCGCATCTACGTGCTCACTCAATTCAACAGCGCCAGCCTCCACCGGCACATCGCCGTGACCTATCGCTTCGACTCATTCAGCGACGGATTCGTCAACATCCTGGCGGCGGAGCAATCGATCGCCAATCGCGACTGGTACCAGGGCACCGCAGACGCCGTGCGCCAGAACCTGCCTCGCCTTCAGCACCTGAAGCCCTCTGAGATTCTCATACTCTCGGGCGACCAGCTCTACCTCATGGACTTGCGGGAGATGATCGAAGAGCGGCACCGCGCCAAGGGCGCCGACCTCACCATCGCGGTCAAACCCGTCTCCCCTGACGAGGCTCCCGGACTCGGGATCATGCGCATAAACCGCGACGGCCGGATCACCCGCTTCGTCGAAAAGCCCAAGGATCCGGAAGTCATCAAGAGCCTGATGCTCGACCAGGCGACGATCGAGAACCTGGGCATCCGGGCAGAGCCCGGAATGCTCCTGGCCAGCATGGGGATCTACGTCTTTCGTGCCGGTGTTCTCCAGGAGCTTCTCGAAGGCACCTCCGCCAGAGATTTCGGCAAGGAGATCATTCCGGGAGCAATCGACGACTACAAGGTGTACAGCTTCGTCGAACCCGGTTATTGGCGCGACATCGGTACCATTCCGGCCTTTCATCAGGCCAATCTCGAGCTCACCGTGCCAGTTCCCGAGCTCAACCTCTACAACCCGGATTTCCCGATCTACACCCACCCGCGCTTCCTTCCCGGCAGCAAGATCTATCGGTGTGAGATCACGCAATCCATTCTCTCCGACGGCTCGATCATCTCAGGCAGCCGGCTGTCGAGCTCGATCGTCGGAATCCGTGGCCTGGTACGCTCCGGCTCGATCATCGACCAAACGGTCGTAATGGGCGCCACTCACTTCGCTCCCTCTAACGACGAGTCTTCCGAGGTTCCGCTGGGCATCGGCGCCAACTGCCGAGTTCGACGGGCCATCATAGACCTGGATGCCCGCGTGGGGCACGACTCGAGGTTGATGAACGAGGGCGGGGTCGAGGAGACCGACGAAGAGAACTACAGCATTCGGGGCGGCATCATAGTGGTGCCGCGCGGCGCCGTAATTCCTCCAGGCACCGTGATCTGA